A genomic region of Fodinisporobacter ferrooxydans contains the following coding sequences:
- the atpA gene encoding F0F1 ATP synthase subunit alpha: MSIRPDEISTLIKQRIENYKADIEVYEVGTVIQVGDGIAQVHGLEKAMAGELIEFPNGEYGMVFNLEEDNVGVIVLGTVMGIKEGDQAKRTGRIVEVPVGEALIGRVVNPLGQPLDGRGPIETKEFRPIESSAPGVIERKSVHEPMQTGIKAIDAMVPIGRGQRELVIGDRQTGKTAVAIDTILNQKGQGVICIYVAIGQKQSTVSQVVETLRKHGAMDYTIVVTASASDPAPLLFLAPFTGCSMGEYFMYKGGHVLCVYDDLTKQASAYRELSLLMRRPPGREAYPGDVFYLHSRLLERAAKLSDKLGAGSLTALPFIETQAGDISAYIPTNVISITDGQIFMESDLFYSGVRPAISVGLSVSRVGGSAQIKAMKKVAGTLRLDLAQYRELAAFAQFGSDLDKATLARLNRGERTMEILKQPQYQPMPVEKQVVSIWAVTNGHMDDVAVTSVQRFEQELLAYVDTNYPQIFKAIVDTKDLSKETIELLKEAVTKFKATFVA, translated from the coding sequence ATGAGCATTCGTCCTGATGAAATCAGTACGTTAATAAAACAGCGTATTGAGAACTATAAGGCGGACATTGAAGTATATGAAGTTGGTACGGTTATTCAAGTCGGTGACGGTATCGCACAAGTTCATGGATTGGAAAAGGCAATGGCAGGAGAACTCATCGAGTTTCCAAATGGTGAGTATGGAATGGTATTTAACCTCGAAGAAGATAACGTTGGGGTTATCGTTCTTGGGACAGTTATGGGTATTAAAGAAGGCGATCAGGCAAAACGCACAGGCCGCATTGTGGAAGTGCCGGTCGGCGAAGCTTTGATCGGCCGTGTCGTCAATCCGCTCGGACAGCCATTGGATGGCCGCGGTCCGATCGAAACGAAAGAATTTCGCCCGATCGAATCATCGGCTCCTGGCGTCATTGAGCGTAAATCCGTTCATGAACCGATGCAGACAGGTATAAAGGCGATTGACGCAATGGTTCCGATCGGTCGCGGACAGCGGGAATTGGTCATCGGCGACCGTCAGACAGGAAAAACGGCTGTTGCGATTGATACGATTCTGAACCAAAAAGGCCAAGGCGTTATTTGTATCTATGTTGCCATCGGACAAAAGCAGTCGACAGTTTCACAAGTCGTAGAGACGCTTCGCAAGCATGGCGCAATGGACTATACGATTGTCGTTACAGCGAGTGCTTCCGACCCGGCGCCGCTCTTGTTCCTGGCACCGTTCACCGGATGTTCGATGGGCGAGTACTTCATGTACAAAGGCGGTCATGTATTATGCGTATATGACGATTTGACAAAGCAAGCGTCCGCATATCGCGAGTTGTCCTTGCTGATGCGCCGTCCGCCTGGACGTGAAGCATACCCAGGGGATGTGTTCTATCTTCATTCCCGTTTGCTGGAGCGCGCTGCAAAGCTAAGCGACAAACTCGGCGCAGGTTCCTTGACAGCTTTACCGTTTATCGAAACACAAGCAGGCGATATTTCCGCTTATATTCCGACAAACGTCATTTCCATTACAGATGGACAGATCTTCATGGAATCCGATCTGTTCTATTCCGGTGTGCGTCCGGCGATCAGCGTTGGTTTGTCTGTCTCCCGTGTGGGTGGTTCGGCACAAATCAAAGCGATGAAAAAAGTAGCGGGCACCCTGCGTCTCGATTTGGCGCAATATCGTGAGTTGGCTGCCTTTGCACAATTTGGCTCCGACCTCGATAAAGCGACATTGGCGCGTTTGAACCGCGGGGAACGCACGATGGAGATCCTGAAACAGCCGCAATATCAGCCGATGCCGGTGGAAAAGCAAGTTGTCAGCATCTGGGCTGTGACCAACGGACATATGGATGATGTTGCCGTAACGAGTGTGCAGCGGTTTGAACAGGAATTGTTGGCATATGTCGATACCAACTATCCGCAAATCTTCAAAGCGATCGTAGATACAAAAGATTTGTCCAAAGAAACGATTGAGCTTTTAAAAGAAGCAGTAACGAAGTTCAAAGCAACATTTGTTGCATAA
- a CDS encoding F0F1 ATP synthase subunit delta encodes MLKGAVAKRYAKALYEVAREKQATERVATDMALVAKTVQESADLQKTLLNPTIPMTVKQQIIADVFQTSVHEVVINFLNVLVQRHREAYISVLAEEFNRLADAEKGRVQVHIESAIALSDSELSNVKEHLTGLQGKQVELITSVNPDLIGGVRLTIGDRVIDASVKTQLEKFRNTFAQSSAVR; translated from the coding sequence ATGTTAAAAGGTGCTGTGGCAAAGCGTTATGCAAAGGCGCTTTACGAAGTCGCCCGGGAAAAACAGGCAACAGAGCGTGTGGCAACAGATATGGCGCTCGTTGCAAAGACGGTACAAGAATCTGCTGATTTGCAGAAAACTCTGCTGAATCCTACGATTCCGATGACGGTCAAGCAGCAAATTATTGCAGATGTATTTCAGACAAGCGTTCATGAAGTTGTGATCAATTTCCTTAACGTATTGGTGCAAAGACATCGTGAAGCTTATATTTCCGTATTGGCAGAGGAATTCAATCGATTGGCAGATGCGGAAAAAGGCCGAGTGCAAGTGCATATTGAATCAGCAATAGCTTTATCCGATTCGGAATTATCCAATGTAAAAGAACACCTGACAGGTTTGCAAGGCAAACAGGTGGAGCTTATTACATCGGTAAATCCAGACTTGATTGGCGGAGTGCGTTTGACCATCGGGGATCGCGTGATTGATGCGAGTGTGAAAACCCAGTTGGAAAAATTCCGGAATACATTCGCGCAATCAAGTGCAGTACGTTAG
- the atpF gene encoding F0F1 ATP synthase subunit B, which produces MSIDFGTMLAQLVIFLLLYWFLKKYAFGPLMKMMKARQEYIESQIHVAEQNRTEAEKLAAEHRQAIEAAKRDAHELMENGRKTGERQAQEILKAAEEEARRLKEEALTDIAREKENAIAELKEQVGLLTVLLAEKVVAKEIDLARHQVLIDDAVKELGDRVC; this is translated from the coding sequence GTGTCGATCGATTTTGGTACAATGCTGGCCCAGTTAGTCATCTTCCTGTTGCTGTACTGGTTTTTGAAAAAGTACGCATTTGGACCATTGATGAAAATGATGAAGGCCCGCCAAGAATACATTGAGAGTCAGATTCATGTGGCAGAACAAAACCGTACAGAAGCGGAGAAACTTGCTGCAGAGCATCGACAAGCGATTGAAGCGGCAAAGCGCGATGCCCATGAATTGATGGAAAATGGCCGTAAGACTGGCGAACGTCAGGCACAAGAAATCCTCAAGGCGGCGGAAGAAGAAGCAAGAAGATTGAAAGAAGAAGCTCTCACGGACATTGCCCGGGAAAAAGAAAATGCAATTGCCGAATTGAAAGAACAAGTTGGTTTATTGACCGTTTTATTGGCTGAAAAAGTCGTTGCAAAAGAAATTGATCTGGCGCGTCATCAAGTGCTGATTGATGACGCGGTCAAGGAATTGGGTGACCGCGTATGTTAA
- the atpE gene encoding F0F1 ATP synthase subunit C, whose protein sequence is MSLAVIAAGLALGLAAIGAGIGNGLVVGRTIEGIARQPEMRGMLQTQMFIGLALVEALPVIALVFGMIFYFTK, encoded by the coding sequence ATGTCATTAGCAGTTATTGCGGCTGGTTTAGCACTCGGTCTTGCAGCGATCGGTGCAGGTATTGGTAACGGTCTTGTCGTAGGTCGTACAATTGAAGGGATTGCACGTCAACCGGAAATGCGCGGGATGTTGCAAACTCAAATGTTTATCGGTTTGGCGTTGGTCGAAGCATTGCCGGTTATCGCACTGGTCTTCGGCATGATTTTCTACTTCACCAAGTAA
- the atpB gene encoding F0F1 ATP synthase subunit A: MEHAFPKITIAGLTFNLTVIGMSIITALIVAIVARAAASRLDQRSPSGLQNFFEWVVDFVRGLARDMMDEETAEKYLPLGLVMITYLFVANWMGLITNVVVHTETGSSFFGIKPGDQVSFFMSPTADLSLAMGMSLMVNIYAHAIGLRHPKAYFGHYVQPYALMLPMTIIEEVSKILTLGLRLFGNIFAGEVLIAVCLQIPKLFGVLPTGVIPLFPWLAYSGFVSSIQAFVFTVLTFVYISSKANLAHHH, translated from the coding sequence TTGGAACACGCGTTTCCCAAAATTACAATCGCAGGTCTTACCTTTAATCTGACGGTTATTGGAATGTCCATTATTACAGCATTGATCGTAGCGATTGTTGCGCGCGCAGCAGCGAGTCGATTGGATCAAAGAAGTCCAAGTGGATTGCAAAACTTTTTTGAATGGGTAGTTGATTTTGTCCGTGGATTGGCACGCGACATGATGGATGAAGAAACCGCTGAAAAATATCTGCCATTGGGTTTGGTAATGATCACGTATTTGTTTGTGGCCAACTGGATGGGTTTGATCACAAATGTGGTTGTCCATACCGAAACCGGAAGCAGCTTCTTTGGCATTAAGCCGGGAGATCAAGTATCTTTCTTTATGTCTCCGACTGCTGATTTGAGTTTGGCGATGGGCATGTCGCTGATGGTCAACATCTATGCGCATGCAATCGGTTTGCGCCATCCGAAAGCTTATTTTGGCCACTATGTGCAACCGTATGCACTTATGTTGCCGATGACGATTATCGAAGAAGTTTCAAAAATCTTGACGTTAGGTCTTCGTCTGTTTGGCAACATTTTTGCCGGTGAAGTTTTGATCGCTGTTTGTTTGCAAATTCCCAAATTGTTTGGCGTCCTGCCGACGGGTGTCATTCCGTTGTTCCCGTGGCTGGCATATAGCGGGTTTGTAAGCAGCATTCAAGCGTTCGTATTTACTGTGTTAACGTTTGTGTATATTTCTTCCAAAGCGAATCTTGCTCATCACCATTGA
- a CDS encoding ATP synthase subunit I — MNEFHLRAKRVLLEVLLVDVFFLLLGLVWTGVRYYTNGLLLGGLASLYQVFSIAVQSEKIAAFALGRVRRKPAFGMVSRWVAVMLAGLIAAKTPGISIVCTVIGLCVGWLLLLMDAMLFHATDSK; from the coding sequence ATGAATGAATTTCATCTGCGGGCAAAACGGGTTTTGCTCGAAGTGTTGCTGGTTGATGTATTTTTTCTGCTCCTCGGATTGGTTTGGACAGGCGTTCGATACTATACGAACGGTCTATTGTTGGGTGGTCTTGCTAGTTTGTATCAGGTTTTTAGCATCGCTGTGCAATCTGAGAAAATCGCAGCTTTTGCACTTGGGCGAGTGCGCAGGAAACCTGCTTTTGGTATGGTCTCGCGCTGGGTTGCAGTTATGCTTGCCGGTTTGATTGCCGCCAAAACGCCCGGGATTAGCATTGTGTGTACTGTAATCGGTCTTTGTGTCGGCTGGTTGCTGTTGCTCATGGATGCTATGCTGTTTCACGCAACAGATTCCAAGTGA
- a CDS encoding AtpZ/AtpI family protein has protein sequence MKQGGGGSPWRAFVLVHGVGIQLVASILIGLYGGRFFDRHFHTSPWLTIVGLVIGTSGGIFAAVKLVKAFLGDRR, from the coding sequence ATGAAACAAGGTGGAGGGGGGAGTCCCTGGCGAGCTTTCGTACTCGTGCATGGGGTGGGAATACAGTTGGTGGCATCGATCCTTATCGGACTGTATGGAGGCCGGTTTTTTGACAGACACTTTCATACTTCACCGTGGTTGACAATTGTAGGATTAGTCATTGGAACATCTGGCGGGATATTTGCCGCTGTGAAATTGGTGAAAGCATTTCTGGGGGATCGTCGTTGA
- a CDS encoding acetyl-CoA C-acetyltransferase translates to MKDAVIVSSVRTAIGSFQGSLRSIPATQLGGIVIAEALKRAGTTQDVVDEVIMGNVLQAGLGQNPARQAAIAAGVRAEVPSVAINKVCGSGLKAVMLAAQAIRAGDADVIVAGGMENMSRAPYLLDGARDGFRMGDQTVTDSMIRDGLWCAFSDTHMGITAENIAEQLGISRFEQDQFSEQSQQKTAEAIRSGRFSEEIVPVALPQKKGDPLSFVQDEYPRATSLESLGKLRPAFKKDGTVTAGNASGINDGAAAAVVMSGEKAAELQIRPIARIVSYASVGLDPAVMGLGPIYATKRALQKAGLTLDEIDLFEANEAFAAQALAVGKELGIPDEKLNVNGGAIALGHPIGASGARILVTLLHELEKREGKYGLATLCIGGGQGVALIVERLA, encoded by the coding sequence ATGAAAGATGCAGTTATCGTCAGTTCTGTACGTACTGCCATCGGCAGTTTTCAAGGTTCGTTGCGTTCGATTCCTGCCACGCAATTGGGCGGCATTGTCATTGCAGAAGCTTTGAAACGGGCGGGTACAACCCAAGATGTAGTGGATGAAGTGATCATGGGCAATGTTCTGCAAGCGGGGCTTGGGCAAAATCCTGCCCGACAGGCGGCAATTGCTGCAGGCGTGAGGGCGGAAGTTCCGTCGGTTGCCATCAATAAAGTTTGTGGTTCCGGATTGAAGGCAGTCATGTTGGCAGCTCAAGCCATTCGCGCCGGCGATGCAGATGTAATCGTAGCAGGCGGCATGGAAAACATGTCTCGTGCGCCATATTTGTTAGACGGTGCCCGAGATGGCTTTCGAATGGGTGATCAAACAGTTACGGACAGTATGATCCGCGACGGCTTGTGGTGTGCATTTTCAGATACACATATGGGTATTACGGCGGAAAATATTGCAGAACAATTGGGCATCAGCCGATTTGAGCAGGATCAATTTTCTGAGCAAAGTCAGCAAAAAACAGCAGAAGCCATTCGCTCCGGACGTTTTTCCGAAGAAATCGTGCCTGTTGCACTGCCGCAGAAAAAAGGAGACCCCCTTTCTTTTGTGCAGGATGAATATCCCAGAGCGACTTCGTTGGAGTCGCTTGGCAAATTGCGCCCGGCATTTAAAAAAGACGGTACAGTTACCGCGGGCAATGCATCAGGGATCAATGACGGGGCAGCAGCGGCAGTCGTGATGAGCGGGGAGAAAGCAGCAGAACTGCAAATCCGCCCGATCGCCAGAATCGTCAGCTATGCATCTGTCGGACTGGATCCTGCAGTGATGGGATTAGGTCCGATTTATGCGACCAAACGCGCGTTGCAAAAAGCGGGATTGACACTGGATGAGATCGATCTATTTGAAGCGAATGAGGCATTTGCGGCACAGGCGTTGGCGGTCGGCAAGGAACTGGGGATTCCAGATGAAAAATTAAACGTCAATGGCGGTGCGATTGCATTAGGTCATCCGATTGGAGCAAGCGGAGCGCGAATCCTGGTAACTTTACTGCATGAACTGGAAAAAAGAGAAGGAAAGTATGGACTGGCAACACTTTGCATCGGTGGAGGCCAAGGCGTTGCATTAATTGTCGAGCGATTGGCTTAA
- the wecB gene encoding non-hydrolyzing UDP-N-acetylglucosamine 2-epimerase — translation MAEKIRVLTIFGTRPEAVKMAPLVKELAAHPQIVSKVCVTAQHRQMLDQVLELFAIVPDYDLDIMQQKQTLTGIAVRVLQGLEDVLQKEQPHIVLVHGDTSTTFVASLAAFYQQITVGHVEAGLRTYDKYSPYPEEMNRQLTGVLADLHFAPTKQAAQHLLQEHKPLESIYITGNTVIDAMATTVLQKYRHPILDGLADGQRLVFMTAHRRENLGEKLENICRAVRRLVEEHDDVVVIYPVHLNPVVQDTAQTILGNHPRIHLIDPLDVQDTHNFMARSYLILTDSGGIQEEAPSLGVPVLVLRNTTERPEGIAAGTLKLAGTDESDIFELANTLMNDSEEHRKMAIAANPYGDGHASKRIVQAILHHFQQGQRPEQFQ, via the coding sequence GTGGCGGAAAAGATTCGTGTACTGACGATTTTTGGAACGCGTCCGGAAGCGGTGAAAATGGCGCCGCTTGTCAAAGAACTGGCGGCTCATCCGCAAATCGTTTCGAAAGTTTGCGTGACAGCACAGCATCGTCAAATGCTGGATCAAGTATTGGAGCTGTTTGCAATCGTTCCGGATTATGATTTGGATATTATGCAGCAAAAGCAGACACTGACAGGAATCGCCGTTCGAGTTTTGCAGGGTCTGGAAGATGTATTGCAGAAAGAGCAGCCGCACATTGTGCTCGTTCATGGCGATACATCCACAACCTTTGTTGCAAGCCTTGCCGCATTTTATCAACAAATCACCGTGGGACATGTAGAAGCGGGTCTGCGGACGTATGATAAATATTCTCCCTATCCGGAAGAGATGAATCGGCAGTTGACAGGCGTTCTGGCAGATTTGCATTTTGCGCCGACTAAGCAGGCGGCACAACATTTGCTGCAAGAACATAAACCTTTGGAATCGATTTATATTACCGGGAACACGGTCATCGACGCGATGGCGACAACGGTTCTGCAGAAGTACAGGCATCCCATTCTCGATGGATTGGCAGACGGACAGCGGTTGGTCTTCATGACAGCACATCGGCGGGAAAATTTAGGAGAAAAGCTCGAAAATATCTGCCGGGCGGTTCGGCGCCTTGTAGAGGAACATGACGATGTTGTCGTCATCTATCCGGTGCATTTGAATCCGGTCGTACAAGATACGGCGCAGACCATTCTGGGCAATCATCCGCGAATCCATCTGATCGATCCGCTCGACGTGCAAGATACGCACAATTTTATGGCGCGCAGCTATCTGATTCTTACAGACAGCGGCGGGATCCAGGAAGAAGCGCCTTCATTAGGGGTTCCCGTGCTAGTGTTGCGGAATACGACCGAACGGCCTGAAGGAATTGCCGCAGGAACTCTGAAATTGGCGGGAACGGATGAATCCGACATTTTTGAACTTGCCAATACGCTAATGAATGATTCCGAGGAACATCGGAAGATGGCGATTGCCGCAAATCCGTATGGGGATGGCCACGCATCAAAGAGAATTGTGCAGGCAATCCTTCATCATTTTCAACAAGGACAACGGCCGGAACAATTTCAGTAA
- the upp gene encoding uracil phosphoribosyltransferase, with protein MSQLYVLDHPLIQHKLTYIRDKQTGTKEFRELVEEVAMLMGYEITRNLPLEETTVETPVTTAKTYMIAGKKLGVIPILRAGLGMVNGFLRLMPAAKVGHIGLYRDPETLQPVEYYCKLPSDIEERELIVIDPMLATGGSAAAALTLLKNRGAKQMKLMCLIAAPEGVKTVQEAHPDVDIYVASVDEMLNDHGYIIPGLGDAGDRLFGTK; from the coding sequence ATGAGTCAACTATACGTTTTGGATCATCCATTGATTCAACATAAGCTTACATACATACGAGACAAACAAACGGGTACCAAGGAATTTCGCGAGTTGGTAGAAGAAGTGGCAATGTTGATGGGATATGAAATCACGCGCAATCTTCCTTTAGAAGAAACAACCGTGGAAACACCTGTGACGACTGCAAAAACATATATGATTGCGGGGAAAAAACTCGGCGTGATCCCGATTTTGCGGGCGGGTCTTGGCATGGTGAACGGTTTTTTGCGTTTAATGCCGGCAGCAAAGGTTGGCCATATCGGTTTATATCGGGATCCCGAGACGCTGCAGCCGGTAGAATACTACTGCAAGCTACCGTCTGACATTGAAGAGCGAGAGTTGATCGTGATCGATCCGATGTTGGCAACAGGCGGTTCGGCGGCGGCGGCACTTACACTTCTAAAAAATCGCGGGGCGAAGCAAATGAAACTGATGTGTTTAATCGCGGCGCCGGAGGGTGTCAAAACCGTTCAGGAAGCACATCCGGATGTGGATATTTACGTAGCCTCCGTTGATGAAATGTTGAATGATCACGGATATATTATTCCTGGATTGGGCGATGCCGGCGATCGTTTGTTCGGCACGAAATAG
- a CDS encoding MGDG synthase family glycosyltransferase, with the protein MKKPNRVLILSSSYGEGHTQASIAIQSAFQTIAPDTQIRIDDFMEMTHPVLNSLTRYCYFQSIRYAPKLYGAFYKSTRSIKPDSLFQKQLNQLGSRTLKDFLQDYQPDIVIATFPTPAGVVSGLKERGVTNVPLVTVITDHAVHSQWLHSQTDLYLVGSDYVQKGMIQRGIAEDKIAVTGIPIRPNFNQTIETQEARKRLGLRQELPTLLIMGGAYGIMGDIGSLCEELFQFPKPLQIVVICGKNEKLKQQLESSLQTKQPIGKNAIHIHGFVETIHDFMAAADLILTKPGGLTVTECLAMELPMLLYRPIPGQEQQNADFLIQSNVAVLANTKMEAIDSVNTLLFRKRIVLKKMGDHTKQLKHTHAAEDIVEQIINRFEKTLKYV; encoded by the coding sequence ATGAAGAAGCCGAACCGTGTCCTCATATTATCTTCTTCATATGGAGAAGGTCATACACAAGCATCTATCGCAATTCAGTCTGCGTTTCAAACGATTGCTCCCGATACGCAGATACGAATCGATGATTTCATGGAGATGACCCATCCTGTACTGAATTCTTTGACCCGATACTGCTATTTCCAAAGTATTCGCTATGCTCCGAAGTTATATGGGGCATTTTACAAAAGTACTCGTTCCATCAAACCAGACTCCCTGTTTCAAAAACAATTAAACCAATTGGGCAGCCGGACGTTAAAGGATTTCCTGCAGGACTATCAACCGGATATCGTCATTGCGACATTCCCGACGCCTGCCGGAGTCGTGTCGGGCTTGAAAGAACGCGGCGTCACCAACGTTCCGTTAGTAACCGTCATTACTGACCATGCGGTACATAGCCAATGGCTGCATTCACAGACGGATTTATATCTGGTGGGGTCCGACTATGTGCAAAAAGGAATGATCCAACGAGGGATTGCTGAAGACAAAATTGCCGTGACAGGCATCCCCATTCGGCCGAATTTTAATCAGACCATCGAAACGCAAGAAGCGCGCAAACGATTAGGCCTGCGTCAGGAACTCCCCACACTTTTAATCATGGGTGGGGCATACGGGATAATGGGAGATATCGGATCCTTATGTGAAGAACTTTTTCAATTTCCGAAACCTTTGCAAATCGTTGTCATTTGCGGAAAAAACGAAAAGCTCAAACAACAGTTGGAGTCTTCGCTGCAAACAAAACAACCCATTGGGAAGAACGCCATTCATATTCATGGATTTGTTGAAACCATTCATGATTTTATGGCAGCAGCCGATTTGATCTTGACAAAGCCTGGCGGATTAACGGTTACAGAATGTCTGGCAATGGAATTGCCGATGCTTTTGTATCGTCCAATCCCCGGGCAAGAACAGCAAAATGCCGATTTTCTCATCCAGTCAAACGTAGCTGTATTGGCAAACACCAAAATGGAGGCTATCGATTCTGTCAATACTCTGTTATTTCGAAAACGTATTGTTTTGAAAAAAATGGGTGACCATACAAAGCAATTGAAACACACGCATGCTGCGGAAGACATTGTCGAACAAATTATCAATCGGTTCGAAAAAACGCTGAAATACGTATAA
- a CDS encoding polysaccharide deacetylase family protein — MLDWTSWSMAAVLALLIVWILYAGLPDLLYHILCIGVFTKGFGGERRIALTFDDGPDPRFTPELLTILRTFGVTATFFVIGQKALQYPELLRQINEEGHEIGIHGFSHTHAWYLTPVRTFREFRDTADAIERITGTRPTSYRPPWGMFNLFTKWAGTAVGATPVLWNISTYDWRKGDQTALIVRTIVKKVCPGSVILLHDSGGASNAPCNTLQAIQEVIPFLQQLNYDFIPISNMKQVSYTYKERYRQLNRIWIQPLWNIWEWLFAKLYKVEVIDPLMRLSINRWQHSNISDEQGRSLIGKGDTVAELHFQNDFLRSLSSEDSSERTAIQAIRQMRKSLHNLAATLQHDPRYKHVKAIYGVTLIHRGAEGVGFHVADIPNTLGNRYEKLFLRWLLILYHPQGAKRLQKRTHLLVPRLVWMSREELFNQYLQAVPKQKQHKQQGAALH, encoded by the coding sequence GTGCTTGATTGGACAAGTTGGAGTATGGCTGCAGTATTGGCGCTTCTGATTGTCTGGATTCTTTACGCCGGACTGCCAGATCTTCTGTATCACATCCTTTGTATTGGCGTTTTTACAAAAGGATTTGGTGGAGAACGAAGGATTGCCTTGACATTTGATGACGGGCCCGACCCACGATTCACGCCTGAACTTCTGACAATTCTGCGAACATTTGGGGTCACGGCTACTTTTTTTGTGATTGGCCAAAAAGCATTGCAATATCCCGAATTGTTGCGGCAAATCAATGAAGAGGGGCATGAAATCGGAATTCATGGCTTCTCACATACACATGCCTGGTATCTGACTCCTGTACGGACATTTCGAGAATTTCGGGATACGGCAGATGCGATTGAAAGGATCACGGGCACTCGTCCCACAAGTTACCGCCCGCCTTGGGGAATGTTTAACCTATTTACAAAATGGGCCGGAACAGCCGTCGGTGCAACACCTGTGTTATGGAATATTTCAACATATGATTGGCGCAAAGGCGATCAAACAGCTTTGATTGTACGAACCATTGTAAAAAAAGTCTGTCCTGGGTCTGTCATCCTTCTTCACGACAGCGGCGGCGCGTCAAACGCCCCTTGCAATACGCTGCAAGCCATACAAGAAGTCATTCCGTTCCTACAGCAATTGAATTATGACTTTATTCCTATTTCAAACATGAAGCAGGTATCGTATACATACAAAGAACGCTATCGACAGTTAAATCGAATCTGGATTCAGCCGCTGTGGAATATCTGGGAATGGCTGTTTGCGAAATTATACAAAGTGGAAGTGATCGACCCTTTAATGCGACTGTCGATCAATCGGTGGCAGCACTCGAATATATCAGATGAGCAAGGGCGCTCATTGATTGGAAAGGGAGACACAGTAGCAGAACTCCATTTTCAAAATGATTTTCTGCGCAGTCTGTCTAGTGAAGATTCGTCAGAACGAACGGCGATTCAAGCGATTCGCCAAATGCGAAAATCTTTGCACAATCTTGCTGCAACGCTGCAACATGATCCCCGTTATAAGCATGTAAAGGCAATCTATGGAGTGACGCTCATTCACCGCGGTGCCGAAGGAGTGGGATTTCATGTGGCGGACATTCCGAATACGCTTGGCAACCGATATGAAAAACTATTTTTGCGTTGGTTGCTAATCTTATATCATCCCCAAGGCGCCAAACGTTTGCAAAAACGAACCCATTTGCTCGTCCCGCGGTTAGTATGGATGTCCCGTGAAGAGCTTTTCAATCAATATTTGCAAGCTGTGCCCAAGCAAAAGCAACATAAGCAGCAAGGAGCCGCTCTCCATTGA
- a CDS encoding superoxide dismutase — protein MAKFELPALPYAANALEPHIDEQTMNIHHDRHHATYVNNLNAALEGHDEFFNMSVEEVIANLDRVPEAARTAVRNNGGGHANHSLFWQVLSPNGGGQPTGEVADAITSTFGSFDAFKADFAKAAAGRFGSGWAWLVVKGGKLAITSTPNQDNPLMDGSGTPVLGLDVWEHAYYLKYQNKRPDYIAAFWNVVNWDEVNKRYLAAR, from the coding sequence ATGGCAAAGTTTGAATTACCAGCACTGCCTTATGCTGCAAACGCTCTCGAACCACATATTGATGAACAAACAATGAATATTCACCATGATCGCCACCATGCTACATACGTGAATAATTTAAATGCGGCTTTAGAAGGTCATGACGAGTTTTTCAATATGAGTGTTGAAGAAGTGATCGCAAACTTGGATCGCGTTCCGGAAGCTGCTCGGACGGCAGTACGGAATAACGGCGGCGGTCATGCAAACCACTCTTTGTTCTGGCAAGTATTGAGCCCAAATGGCGGCGGTCAGCCAACAGGTGAAGTTGCAGATGCAATTACCAGTACATTTGGCAGTTTTGACGCGTTTAAAGCAGACTTTGCAAAAGCTGCTGCAGGACGTTTCGGAAGCGGTTGGGCTTGGTTAGTGGTGAAAGGTGGAAAATTGGCGATTACAAGTACACCGAACCAGGACAATCCTTTAATGGACGGCAGTGGTACTCCGGTTCTTGGCCTTGATGTTTGGGAGCATGCGTACTACCTCAAGTATCAAAACAAGCGCCCGGATTATATTGCGGCATTCTGGAACGTTGTCAACTGGGACGAAGTAAATAAGCGTTACTTGGCAGCTCGCTAA